The following are encoded in a window of Lacinutrix sp. WUR7 genomic DNA:
- a CDS encoding DUF664 domain-containing protein, which produces MKTFFKRMLVGILFISTASLSAQEINSKKGYDTQIGVMVYMLENLKSDIITYTKRYNQMETDFHFDDKANSVGAIIMHLAAVEASYQETSFGADVFNAYNEEEKKMLEMAINLEDSKEILKEKPIRYYLDIYKKVRKKTLQEFKKRNDDWWTKNTHWAWFHVMEHQAHHLGQIKLISKRFPK; this is translated from the coding sequence ATGAAAACATTTTTTAAAAGAATGCTAGTCGGTATTCTATTCATATCTACAGCTTCTTTAAGCGCACAAGAGATAAATAGTAAAAAAGGCTACGACACACAAATAGGTGTTATGGTTTATATGCTAGAAAATTTAAAAAGTGACATTATTACCTATACAAAAAGATACAATCAAATGGAAACAGATTTTCATTTTGACGACAAAGCAAATTCAGTAGGTGCTATTATTATGCATCTAGCAGCTGTAGAGGCATCTTATCAGGAAACTTCCTTCGGCGCCGATGTTTTTAATGCCTATAATGAGGAAGAAAAAAAAATGTTAGAAATGGCGATCAACTTAGAGGATTCTAAAGAAATATTAAAAGAAAAACCAATACGTTATTACTTAGATATCTATAAAAAAGTAAGAAAGAAAACATTGCAAGAATTTAAGAAGAGAAATGATGATTGGTGGACTAAAAATACCCATTGGGCTTGGTTTCACGTGATGGAACATCAAGCACACCATTTGGGACAAATAAAATTAATTTCGAAAAGATTCCCAAAATAA
- a CDS encoding putative metal-binding motif-containing protein: MTKRKTIYLLAFLTIGIVTINSCSKDDDCSEQTWYQDNDGDGFGNPSSSQKSCNQPSGYVTDNTDFDDNNTSAYPNAVELCNGIDDNGNGTIDENPTDCGFGEVCENGSCTAAVTYYKDNDSDLFGNPGDTIIAGSTAPIGYVIDNTDCNDNDANTYPGAPENTTDGVDNNCNGYTDETLCTTDADCPNACIDQGNGIWICQ; this comes from the coding sequence ATGACTAAACGCAAAACAATTTACTTACTAGCATTTTTAACTATCGGAATTGTAACTATCAACTCTTGCAGTAAAGACGATGATTGTTCGGAACAAACTTGGTACCAAGATAATGATGGAGATGGATTTGGAAACCCAAGTAGTTCCCAAAAATCTTGTAATCAACCAAGTGGATATGTTACTGATAATACAGATTTTGATGACAATAATACTTCGGCATATCCAAATGCAGTAGAATTATGTAATGGAATAGATGATAATGGTAACGGAACTATAGATGAAAATCCAACAGATTGCGGATTTGGAGAAGTTTGTGAAAACGGTTCTTGTACCGCAGCGGTAACCTATTATAAAGATAACGATAGTGATTTGTTTGGAAACCCAGGAGATACAATAATTGCAGGAAGCACTGCACCAATTGGATATGTTATTGACAATACGGATTGTAATGATAATGATGCTAATACTTATCCTGGAGCACCTGAGAATACTACAGATGGAGTAGACAATAATTGTAATGGTTATACGGATGAAACACTTTGCACAACGGATGCTGATTGTCCAAATGCTTGTATTGACCAAGGTAACGGAATTTGGATTTGTCAATAA
- a CDS encoding alpha/beta fold hydrolase has translation MKNAIAKITLFFTLFIFGATHAQEKTDTLYGNNETVGKYIALNGAKIYYEEYGKGEPLLLIHGNGGSIKNMENQIAYFKSKFRVIIADNRGHGKSELKTDSLTYKQIAKDLDGLVKHLQLDSLHILGWSDGAILGLQMGINNEVKIKRIAAMAGNLRPDSTAVHSWAPNKVKEYEIQVKEFIAKGDTSRDWNLILQQFGLLLNQPNMSHEDLKKIKAPVLLIAGDRDIIKNEHSVEMFNHIPKAQLCILPGATHAAPTMIPEIFNEIVNRFLTAPFTMPNSSDRFK, from the coding sequence ATGAAAAATGCAATCGCAAAAATAACGCTATTTTTTACCCTATTTATTTTTGGAGCTACCCATGCACAAGAGAAAACGGATACTTTATATGGGAACAACGAAACCGTTGGAAAATACATAGCCCTAAACGGTGCAAAAATATATTATGAAGAATATGGAAAGGGAGAACCGCTTTTACTAATTCATGGAAATGGAGGAAGCATTAAAAATATGGAAAATCAGATTGCATATTTTAAATCCAAATTTAGAGTCATTATTGCGGACAATAGAGGACATGGAAAGTCCGAATTAAAAACGGATTCTTTAACCTATAAGCAAATAGCAAAGGATTTAGATGGCTTAGTAAAACACCTACAGCTAGATTCTTTACATATCCTTGGATGGAGTGATGGCGCCATTTTAGGACTTCAAATGGGGATTAATAATGAAGTGAAGATAAAAAGAATTGCAGCGATGGCTGGTAATCTAAGACCAGATAGCACCGCGGTACATAGCTGGGCTCCAAATAAAGTTAAAGAATATGAAATACAAGTAAAAGAGTTTATAGCAAAAGGAGATACCTCCAGAGATTGGAATTTGATATTACAACAATTTGGTCTGTTACTTAACCAACCCAACATGAGTCACGAGGATTTAAAAAAAATAAAGGCGCCCGTATTATTAATCGCCGGAGATAGAGATATTATTAAAAATGAACACTCTGTTGAAATGTTTAACCATATTCCAAAAGCGCAACTGTGTATTCTACCAGGAGCTACACATGCTGCTCCAACCATGATTCCTGAAATATTTAATGAAATTGTGAATCGGTTTTTAACCGCACCATTTACGATGCCTAATTCATCAGATAGATTCAAATAA
- a CDS encoding amidohydrolase: MTLRFYKLNIIIACLFLSACSNNEKEFGTMIIHGGTIYTVDSIQPTVEAVVTKNNTILFAGSFEEAKNYQNEQTELINLKGKTMTPGLIEGHGHFMGLGYNELELDLMNTRSYQDIVDAVAEKVKTSKPGEWILGGGWHQSKWDSMPANIVKGFQTHHLLSEISPDNPVFLSHASGHAGFANAKAMEIAGLNGLRKEGINTYSMEGGEVIVDQFGMPTGIFNERALSLIYKYIPEETPEKNMQAFNLAMEACHKNGITSFHDAGISKNTIALYDDMQSAGKMNVRMYAMLRGGEELLKEWLEKGPRIDPDHRFTIRSIKLSCDGALGSRGAWLLEPYTDRPGHYGHETLPMDLVKEVAIKGLQNNFQVCSHAIGDRANREILDQYELALKELNMLDTDHRFRIEHAQHLHPDDIPRFAELNVIPAMQAIHLSSDRPWAIDRLGEKRIKDGAYMWQDLLQSGVPIVNGTDVPVEPLNPIASFYASVSRKTLKGTPEGGYEPEQKMTRMQALKSYTLDAAYGAFEENIKGSIRSGKLADFTIYNQDLMTVAENQILNTEIVMTIFNGNVVYNKLAN, translated from the coding sequence ATGACACTACGATTTTACAAATTAAATATAATAATAGCCTGCCTTTTTTTAAGTGCATGTTCTAATAATGAAAAAGAATTTGGCACCATGATTATTCATGGAGGAACCATTTATACCGTAGACTCTATACAGCCAACAGTAGAGGCAGTTGTAACAAAAAATAATACAATTCTCTTTGCTGGAAGTTTTGAAGAAGCCAAAAACTATCAAAATGAACAAACGGAACTTATAAATTTAAAAGGGAAGACAATGACGCCTGGCTTAATTGAAGGTCATGGTCATTTTATGGGCTTAGGCTATAATGAATTAGAGCTTGACCTTATGAATACGAGAAGCTATCAAGATATTGTAGACGCTGTTGCAGAGAAAGTGAAAACGTCTAAACCAGGGGAATGGATTCTTGGTGGAGGTTGGCACCAAAGCAAATGGGACTCTATGCCAGCAAACATAGTTAAAGGATTTCAGACGCATCATTTACTCAGCGAAATATCACCAGATAATCCTGTTTTTTTAAGTCATGCAAGTGGTCACGCAGGCTTCGCAAATGCTAAGGCTATGGAAATTGCAGGTTTAAATGGCTTACGTAAAGAGGGAATCAATACTTATAGTATGGAAGGAGGAGAAGTCATTGTAGATCAATTTGGTATGCCAACAGGAATTTTCAATGAACGTGCACTATCTCTGATTTACAAGTATATCCCAGAAGAGACGCCAGAAAAAAACATGCAAGCTTTTAATCTAGCTATGGAAGCGTGTCATAAAAATGGTATCACTAGTTTTCATGACGCAGGTATTTCAAAAAATACCATAGCGCTCTACGATGATATGCAATCGGCTGGAAAAATGAATGTTAGAATGTATGCTATGTTAAGAGGTGGTGAAGAATTACTTAAGGAATGGTTAGAAAAAGGTCCAAGGATAGATCCAGACCATCGTTTTACTATACGTTCTATAAAATTAAGTTGTGATGGTGCTTTAGGTTCAAGAGGTGCTTGGCTATTAGAACCTTACACAGATCGCCCAGGGCACTATGGCCATGAAACGCTTCCTATGGATCTTGTAAAAGAAGTAGCAATAAAAGGACTTCAAAACAATTTTCAAGTCTGTTCACATGCTATTGGAGATCGTGCTAATAGAGAAATTCTGGATCAATATGAATTAGCTTTAAAGGAATTAAATATGTTAGATACCGATCATAGATTCCGTATTGAACATGCCCAACATTTACATCCAGATGACATTCCTCGTTTTGCAGAATTAAATGTAATTCCTGCAATGCAGGCAATACACTTGTCTTCCGATAGACCTTGGGCCATTGACCGTTTAGGTGAAAAACGAATCAAAGATGGTGCCTACATGTGGCAAGATTTATTACAGAGTGGCGTTCCTATTGTTAATGGAACGGACGTACCTGTAGAACCTCTTAATCCTATTGCTAGTTTCTATGCTAGTGTAAGTCGTAAAACACTTAAAGGAACTCCGGAAGGCGGTTATGAGCCAGAACAAAAAATGACACGAATGCAGGCTTTAAAATCATATACTTTAGATGCTGCTTATGGCGCCTTCGAAGAAAACATTAAAGGTTCTATTCGTAGTGGTAAGCTTGCTGATTTTACAATTTACAATCAAGATTTGATGACCGTGGCAGAAAATCAGATTTTAAATACCGAAATCGTCATGACCATTTTTAATGGTAATGTAGTGTACAATAAATTAGCAAATTAA
- a CDS encoding VOC family protein, whose amino-acid sequence MHLVDNKPSTHLGSSLWHIGWSGVDGQSEFDWRVKEGIAIHTPITPLYDNFWMYFLGPEQEVIEVYTGNKNHRFEHIHLLATNVDKTMDWFKSNLGLLPLYEKAKQWENNKLRWKWNLLTVDNINIIVFGKPVEKESWWPKEKMKPTDGSAIDHISFSFENIEPVMDKMRAAGLDIVQDIKIDSMYGMKSFFVRGLDGLLVEIVEEKPIPEGIWR is encoded by the coding sequence ATGCATCTCGTAGATAACAAACCTTCAACACATTTAGGTTCTAGTTTATGGCATATTGGTTGGTCTGGTGTAGATGGGCAATCCGAATTTGATTGGAGAGTGAAAGAAGGAATAGCGATTCATACACCTATTACGCCACTTTACGATAATTTTTGGATGTACTTTCTTGGTCCAGAACAGGAAGTTATAGAGGTTTATACCGGAAATAAAAACCATAGATTTGAACACATACACTTACTAGCCACTAATGTGGATAAAACGATGGATTGGTTCAAATCTAATTTGGGGTTGCTTCCTCTATATGAAAAGGCAAAACAATGGGAGAACAACAAGCTTCGGTGGAAATGGAATTTACTAACCGTCGATAATATTAATATCATAGTATTTGGCAAACCAGTGGAGAAAGAATCATGGTGGCCTAAAGAAAAAATGAAACCAACAGATGGTAGTGCAATCGATCATATTAGTTTTTCATTCGAAAATATTGAACCAGTAATGGATAAAATGAGAGCTGCTGGGTTAGACATTGTACAGGATATAAAAATAGATTCTATGTATGGTATGAAAAGTTTTTTCGTTAGAGGCCTTGACGGTCTGCTAGTAGAAATAGTAGAGGAAAAACCAATCCCTGAGGGCATCTGGCGCTAA
- a CDS encoding DUF6090 family protein produces the protein MMKFFRHIRQRLLSENKFSKYLMYAVGEIILVVIGILIALQLNNAKEINKLDETRHNYYSQILVDLDKEIENITNRISFLKSNTVSFEAYNKYLETLDLEPNQIMQELLKINRVSRYASFNTNTIQTLESTGDIKLMPEIIRNHLLDVKRSQESFSKVSNGNNEVYLNALMKPLQLGLLRLNTKKPMYKGSRIHDNIEEIILTLEGALGLKYYTEINNTKALSDMLINIKELKVRINLELKNK, from the coding sequence ATGATGAAGTTCTTTAGACACATAAGACAGCGACTACTTTCTGAAAACAAATTCAGTAAATATCTAATGTATGCAGTTGGAGAAATTATACTGGTTGTTATCGGTATTTTAATTGCGCTACAATTAAACAATGCCAAAGAAATTAATAAACTTGATGAAACAAGGCACAACTACTATAGTCAGATTTTAGTGGATCTGGATAAAGAAATAGAAAACATTACAAATCGAATTTCCTTTTTAAAAAGTAACACTGTCTCTTTTGAAGCATACAACAAATATTTGGAGACTTTAGATTTAGAGCCTAATCAAATTATGCAGGAATTACTTAAAATTAATAGAGTATCTAGATACGCATCATTTAACACGAATACTATTCAAACATTAGAATCGACAGGAGATATAAAATTAATGCCAGAAATTATTCGAAATCATCTACTGGATGTAAAGCGCTCTCAAGAAAGTTTCAGTAAAGTGTCTAATGGCAATAATGAAGTATACTTAAATGCGCTAATGAAACCGCTTCAATTAGGTCTTCTTAGATTAAACACGAAAAAACCTATGTATAAAGGTTCAAGAATCCATGATAATATAGAAGAAATTATTTTGACACTTGAAGGTGCATTAGGTTTAAAATATTATACTGAAATTAACAATACTAAAGCCCTTAGCGATATGCTGATTAATATAAAAGAATTAAAAGTAAGGATTAATCTTGAACTTAAAAACAAATAA
- a CDS encoding HNH endonuclease signature motif containing protein, translating to METNTKKENLDNLFDIHEPEKTCEYRGETYHVRENGSIFRCQKINKRKRPLDEKWTFGNPCKQQGYMNFSSETVHRIVATAFHGKQPSEKHVVDHIDTNRKNNRPENLRWVTRLENILLNPISLSRLISKYGSIDNFLSNPSKPIDGELDQRFDWMRTVTKEESENTLKNLLNWAKKGKIPSGGQLGEWIFLNYTQQPEKYEEENLLTESLTTSAIQKKWKTQSEFPNCPTSVSENSIDSYKQNLVKGSAFSKNQYGKSVVEDFQIHENKRELLVLTKSDSIKPFALAKVYIENEKFVHESLGTFFTLIGAQKQFNLALGLEWTGEDSIDDYS from the coding sequence GTGGAAACCAATACCAAAAAAGAAAATTTGGACAATCTATTTGACATACATGAACCTGAAAAAACCTGCGAATATCGTGGTGAAACTTATCACGTAAGAGAAAATGGTTCTATTTTTAGATGTCAAAAAATCAACAAAAGAAAAAGACCTTTAGACGAAAAGTGGACTTTCGGGAATCCATGTAAGCAACAAGGCTATATGAACTTCTCATCAGAGACAGTTCATAGGATTGTGGCAACTGCGTTTCATGGAAAACAACCTTCGGAAAAACATGTTGTCGACCATATTGACACGAATAGGAAAAACAATAGACCTGAAAACTTAAGATGGGTAACAAGATTGGAAAACATCTTACTAAATCCAATCAGTCTTTCAAGATTAATTTCCAAATATGGCAGTATTGACAATTTCCTTTCAAATCCATCTAAACCAATAGATGGCGAACTTGATCAAAGATTTGATTGGATGCGAACGGTTACAAAAGAAGAATCAGAAAATACTTTAAAAAATTTGCTGAATTGGGCTAAAAAAGGAAAAATTCCATCAGGAGGACAGCTAGGCGAATGGATATTTTTAAATTATACACAACAACCAGAAAAGTATGAGGAGGAAAATCTATTAACAGAATCCTTAACAACAAGTGCAATTCAAAAAAAGTGGAAAACTCAAAGCGAATTTCCAAATTGTCCAACTTCAGTATCTGAAAACTCAATTGACAGTTATAAACAAAACCTAGTGAAAGGAAGTGCCTTTTCAAAAAATCAATATGGGAAATCTGTAGTGGAGGATTTTCAAATACATGAAAACAAAAGAGAATTATTAGTATTAACGAAAAGTGATAGTATTAAACCATTCGCACTCGCAAAAGTTTATATAGAAAATGAAAAGTTTGTTCATGAAAGTCTAGGCACATTTTTCACCTTAATCGGAGCACAAAAACAATTTAATCTAGCATTAGGTCTAGAATGGACTGGAGAAGATTCTATAGACGATTATTCATAA
- a CDS encoding PHP domain-containing protein: MKKIDLHTHTIPTVSDSDFEFSLPKVKEYVERLELDAIAITNHNTFDSKQYFEIRNSLSITVFPGIEVDLEGGHILVITDPNEFEISDFEQKCNKVSSIIRTSEDTLSIEQFNEIFTDLSKYILIPHNDKKPNIKQETIDALKPHITSGEVASVSKFKRAIKDDDGLVPVIFSDVRFKVQLTNFPSRQTYIDLNDISLSGIKSCLCDRSKISLTKESGNDFFQATDDGLVLSTGLTIILGERSSGKSVTLNKISASSGNAKYIKQFSLLHNDEQQFNDTNNARLSLVRHNFLGEFRKVVEKTVQVDLEKNHIEIENYFDSLKKFASENEKKDLYSKCVIFSENAFIINDLSNLDKVIKAVETLIKNNEYQDIIQKHLETKKLKSLAIELNQKAIDSNVDNNKKNWINSLTSDITRELRIKTTGSVIEDLDFYKIALDEVRVNKFNTVASELKMSRDIHREELGKFSIVTSTNKIEGAADLQKIGRDKKTYSIAFSHYNTSSYQYLLKLKELGVEDANLFNFFIKIESVTLNKDGFIVSGGERSEFNLIHEIQDATKYDLLLIDEPESSFDNNFLNKEINSIIKHISTLMPVVVVTHNSTVGASIKPNFIAITKKSIEDGEFIYRIYTGYPSDKELVSPDGNKIENYKTLLSCLEAGLDAYNERKEQTYDILKN; encoded by the coding sequence ATGAAAAAAATTGACCTTCATACACATACAATACCTACTGTAAGCGATAGTGACTTTGAATTTAGCTTACCAAAAGTTAAGGAATATGTGGAGAGGTTAGAACTTGATGCTATTGCAATCACTAATCATAATACGTTCGACTCAAAGCAGTATTTCGAAATACGGAATAGCTTATCAATTACAGTTTTTCCAGGAATAGAAGTTGACTTAGAAGGTGGTCATATTCTTGTAATTACTGACCCAAATGAATTTGAAATCTCTGATTTTGAACAAAAGTGTAATAAAGTTTCTAGTATCATTCGAACTAGTGAAGACACTTTATCAATCGAGCAATTCAACGAGATTTTTACAGATTTATCAAAATATATCCTAATACCTCATAACGATAAGAAACCAAATATTAAGCAAGAAACAATTGATGCATTAAAGCCTCATATCACATCTGGAGAAGTTGCAAGTGTTTCTAAATTTAAACGTGCGATAAAAGATGACGATGGTTTAGTTCCAGTCATATTTAGTGATGTTCGCTTTAAGGTTCAACTAACTAATTTCCCGTCACGCCAAACATATATTGACTTAAATGACATATCGCTTTCTGGAATTAAGTCCTGTTTATGTGATAGAAGTAAAATATCATTAACCAAAGAAAGTGGAAATGATTTTTTCCAAGCAACAGACGATGGACTAGTGTTATCAACAGGCTTGACAATTATATTAGGAGAAAGGTCGTCTGGTAAATCTGTAACATTAAACAAAATATCTGCTTCGTCTGGCAATGCAAAATATATCAAACAGTTTTCATTATTACATAATGATGAGCAACAATTTAATGATACGAATAACGCTAGACTTAGTTTAGTTCGTCATAATTTTTTAGGGGAATTTAGAAAAGTAGTTGAAAAGACTGTTCAAGTAGATTTAGAAAAAAATCACATAGAAATTGAGAATTATTTTGATTCACTGAAAAAATTCGCATCCGAAAACGAGAAAAAGGACTTATATTCAAAATGTGTAATATTCAGTGAAAATGCTTTTATAATCAACGACTTAAGTAATCTAGACAAAGTTATAAAAGCCGTTGAGACGTTAATAAAAAACAATGAATACCAAGATATTATCCAAAAGCATTTAGAAACTAAAAAATTAAAAAGTTTAGCAATTGAACTAAATCAAAAGGCTATTGATTCAAATGTTGACAATAATAAAAAGAATTGGATTAATTCCTTAACAAGCGATATTACAAGAGAATTAAGAATTAAAACTACTGGTTCGGTAATTGAGGATTTGGACTTTTACAAGATAGCTTTGGATGAAGTTAGAGTAAATAAATTTAATACTGTAGCATCCGAACTCAAAATGAGCAGAGATATACATAGAGAAGAATTAGGCAAGTTCTCTATTGTGACTTCTACAAATAAAATTGAAGGAGCCGCAGACCTTCAAAAAATTGGTAGAGACAAGAAAACTTATAGTATTGCTTTTAGTCACTATAACACATCTTCATATCAATATTTATTAAAACTCAAGGAATTAGGTGTTGAAGATGCTAACTTGTTTAATTTTTTCATCAAAATTGAATCTGTTACCTTAAATAAAGATGGATTTATAGTTTCGGGAGGAGAACGTTCTGAATTCAATCTAATTCACGAAATTCAAGACGCTACGAAATATGATTTATTGCTAATAGATGAGCCTGAATCCTCTTTTGATAACAATTTTCTTAATAAAGAAATTAACTCAATAATTAAGCATATTTCTACTTTGATGCCTGTAGTTGTTGTAACTCACAATAGCACAGTTGGAGCTTCGATAAAACCAAATTTTATAGCAATAACTAAAAAAAGCATAGAAGATGGAGAATTCATTTATCGTATTTATACTGGTTATCCATCAGATAAAGAACTGGTAAGTCCAGACGGAAACAAAATCGAAAATTATAAAACTTTACTTAGCTGTTTAGAGGCAGGTCTCGATGCATATAATGAAAGAAAAGAACAAACATATGACATACTTAAAAATTGA
- a CDS encoding serine hydrolase codes for MNYFRLLLLLLIVSYSNLFAQTYDGFSNEEIQSVFKQWNMDNWDDGGEISRYIFLNMPEFWTHAIIHREGNVKSLKEDYRKEIEEFVVTSELGQMTLQDYVKTCDKVDGMIILQGDRIVYEAYPRMFSNDRHLYWSVSKVFASTLIAVLEDRKQLDVTKPIEHYLPELKGSGWESVPIIDILDMASGIDCREWVDGAFENPETCYYQFEAALGFLKRTEKTADNAFEHIKTLSSAKTSGEIFEYTSVNTFVLSCLIERITGLSYAENIEREIWRKIGAESDAFITQTNGTSVSHAGISSTLRDLARFGYMFLTDGRSGDNTFVSNEYFDKIQKQGRPHLITAYGSENYTLDKEVVHHNTYQWDKVMEDGDFYKGGFSGQGLYISPSRNLVIAFFGTADDKGVYNELDDISRQVSKSNLFD; via the coding sequence ATGAACTATTTCAGACTATTACTTCTCTTATTAATTGTTTCCTATTCAAATTTATTTGCTCAAACTTATGATGGTTTTTCAAACGAGGAAATTCAGTCCGTATTTAAGCAATGGAATATGGATAATTGGGATGATGGAGGTGAAATATCTCGTTATATATTTTTAAATATGCCTGAATTTTGGACTCACGCCATAATCCATAGAGAAGGAAATGTTAAAAGCCTAAAAGAAGATTACCGCAAAGAAATCGAGGAGTTTGTTGTTACTTCTGAATTAGGACAAATGACACTTCAAGACTATGTCAAAACTTGCGACAAAGTGGATGGTATGATAATATTGCAAGGAGACCGTATTGTATATGAAGCCTACCCAAGAATGTTTTCAAACGATAGGCATCTTTACTGGTCAGTATCTAAAGTATTTGCTTCAACTCTTATAGCAGTTTTGGAAGACAGAAAACAACTTGATGTAACAAAACCAATAGAACATTATCTACCTGAACTTAAAGGGTCTGGATGGGAAAGTGTACCCATAATTGACATTCTTGATATGGCTTCAGGAATTGATTGTCGTGAATGGGTGGATGGCGCTTTTGAAAACCCTGAAACTTGTTACTATCAATTTGAAGCAGCTCTTGGATTTCTAAAACGAACAGAAAAAACCGCAGACAATGCTTTTGAGCACATTAAAACCTTATCATCTGCAAAAACTTCTGGAGAAATATTTGAATATACTTCAGTGAACACTTTCGTTCTCTCTTGCCTAATAGAAAGAATCACAGGTCTTTCTTATGCAGAAAATATTGAGCGTGAAATTTGGCGAAAAATTGGTGCGGAATCTGATGCATTTATTACGCAAACAAATGGCACGAGTGTATCTCACGCAGGAATTAGTTCTACACTTCGAGATTTAGCTCGATTTGGCTATATGTTTTTAACCGATGGTCGTTCAGGTGATAATACTTTCGTTTCAAATGAATATTTCGATAAAATTCAAAAGCAAGGTCGTCCTCATTTGATTACTGCATACGGTTCTGAAAATTACACGCTTGATAAAGAAGTTGTTCATCACAATACCTATCAATGGGACAAAGTAATGGAAGATGGAGATTTTTATAAAGGTGGTTTTAGCGGACAAGGTCTTTACATTTCACCTTCTCGAAATTTAGTGATAGCCTTTTTTGGAACTGCCGATGATAAAGGAGTTTATAACGAATTAGATGATATTTCAAGACAGGTTTCTAAATCAAACCTTTTTGATTAA
- a CDS encoding alpha/beta fold hydrolase, giving the protein MRFFLLLIFSVLFMSCTSKYDAYKKIPDYISKADASDKAYFEAYDETLKLWDVAFEELYIPTTDGVAHVIVSGPEHAAPVVLLHGMNASSTMWYPNIKALSSNHRVYAIDFILEPGKSYLYTDLDSVDHVIDWYQEVLFALELDSFHLIGASRGGWLAVNLALDNQKRIKSLILLSPAQTFTWIKPSMNLLKNVAALLSSKEKRIAQSLESMSSNVANISDAYLEQYYIATEKDSVNQFMSSMQPFSNDVLKSLQMPVLVLIGDDDMINERRTIEIAKMLPQGKGEVINNAGHFLSIDQAEVVNAKMLGFLEK; this is encoded by the coding sequence ATGAGATTCTTTTTACTACTTATTTTTTCTGTTTTATTTATGAGTTGCACTAGTAAATATGATGCCTATAAAAAAATACCAGATTATATTTCCAAGGCAGATGCTTCGGATAAAGCGTATTTTGAAGCCTATGACGAAACCCTAAAGTTATGGGATGTCGCTTTTGAAGAATTATACATTCCGACTACAGATGGTGTTGCACATGTGATTGTTAGCGGACCAGAACATGCCGCACCTGTAGTTTTATTACATGGCATGAATGCGAGTTCTACCATGTGGTATCCAAATATTAAAGCACTTAGCAGCAACCATCGTGTGTATGCTATTGATTTTATACTAGAACCAGGAAAGTCTTATTTGTATACAGATTTAGATAGTGTAGACCACGTTATCGATTGGTATCAAGAAGTGTTGTTTGCTTTAGAGTTAGACAGCTTTCATCTTATTGGCGCTTCTCGTGGCGGTTGGTTAGCGGTAAACCTTGCTTTAGACAACCAGAAAAGAATTAAAAGCCTGATTTTATTGAGTCCGGCGCAAACCTTTACCTGGATTAAACCAAGTATGAATTTACTTAAAAATGTTGCTGCATTGCTTTCTTCTAAAGAAAAACGCATCGCACAAAGCCTAGAAAGTATGTCTAGTAATGTTGCTAATATTAGCGATGCCTATTTAGAGCAATATTATATCGCTACCGAAAAAGACTCGGTAAATCAATTTATGTCTAGTATGCAACCGTTTTCTAATGACGTGCTAAAATCTCTGCAAATGCCGGTGTTGGTTTTAATTGGGGATGACGATATGATTAATGAAAGAAGAACCATAGAAATTGCCAAAATGCTACCACAAGGAAAAGGGGAAGTTATTAATAATGCAGGCCATTTTTTATCTATTGATCAAGCGGAAGTGGTGAATGCAAAGATGTTGGGATTTTTGGAAAAATAA